The Esox lucius isolate fEsoLuc1 chromosome 5, fEsoLuc1.pri, whole genome shotgun sequence genome includes a region encoding these proteins:
- the tom1l2 gene encoding TOM1-like protein 2 isoform X7: MEICDIINETEDGPKDAIRAVKKRLNGNKNYREVMLALTVLETCVKNCGHRFHALITSRDFIDGVMVKIISPKNNPPTIVQDKVLALIQAWADAFRSSPDLTGVVHIYEELKRKGIEFPLSDLETLSPIHTPQRLSIGAEVNQATLKPTAPAQPSPHPQLHPPPPVVAASPFPASVPPSYTSPLVPNIGASGSINPSPEQICRLRSELDIVRGNTKVMSEMLTEMVPGQEDPSDHELLQELNRTCRAMQQRIVELISCVSNEEVTEELLHVNDDLNNIFLRYERYERFRSGRAAQGINNGLRQVLSEATEDNLIDLGPGSPAVVSNMVNATGTPPSSLPPAFHSNAMPPSSLGPAFNAPAAQPSSPASLASRLAGLDMGDSVSGTLSSLPSCKPQDDFVIFAQTRTGALPLTTETLVTRAPLEDVDAVAGIGPTPHEEVRQQPTGGIPVGQSSVMDDIEEWLSTDVQGDEGEEGVTSEEFDKFLEERAKAAEMVPTLPSPPSGDPGAPTGTPKKANRPEDALFA; this comes from the exons ATGGAAATATGTGACATAATCAATGAAACCGAGGATGG GCCCAAGGATGCCATCAGGGCTGTGAAGAAGAGGCTGAATGGGAACAAGAACTACAGGGAGGTGATGCTTGCACTGACCGTCCTGGAGACATGTGTGAAGAACTGTGGGCATCGTTTTCATGCCCTCATCACTAGTAGGGACTTCATAGACGGCGTAATGGTCAAAATCATCTCCCCGAAAAACAACCCTCCCACCATAGTACAAGACAAAGTACTGGCCCTGATCCAG GCATGGGCTGACGCTTTCAGGAGTAGTCCAGACCTGACCGGTGTGGTCCATATCTATGAGGAGCTGAAAAGGAAAGGCATTGAGTTCCCCTTGTCCGACTTGGAGACCCTTTCTCCAATCCACACTCCTCAACGG ctGTCGATTGGCGCTGAGGTGAACCAAGCCACACTGAAGCCGACTGCGCCTGCCCAGCCCAGCCCCCATCCCCAACTCCACCCACCGCCTCCTGTTGTTGCCGCCTCACCCTTCCCTGCATCCGTCCCGCCCAGCTACACCTCCCCACTGGTCCCGAACATTGGTGCTTCTGGATCCATCAACCCCTCCCCTGAACAG ATCTGTCGGCTGCGCAGTGAACTCGACATTGTGCGTGGCAACACCAAGGTGATGTCAGAGATGCTGACTGAGATGGTTCCGGGACAGGAGGACCCCTCAGACCACGAGCTCCTGCAG GAGCTGAACCGGACATGCCGGGCAATGCAGCAGAGGATAGTGGAGCTCATCTCCTGTGTATCAAACGAGGAGGTCACAGAAGAACTCCTGCACGTCAACGACGACCTCAACAACATCTTCCTGCGCTATGAGAG GTATGAGAGGTTCCGGTCGGGCAGAGCAGCTCAGGGTATCAACAATGGG CTGAGGCAG GTCCTCAGTGAGGCTACAGAAGACAACCTGATAGATCTGGGCCCTGGCTCTCCTGCTGTTGTCAGCAACATGGTCAACGCCACTGGAACGCCCCCATCCAGCCTGCCGCCCGCCTTCCACTCTAATGCAATGCCCCCGTCTAGCCTTGGCCCTGCCTTCAATGCTCCCGCTGCACAGCCTTCCTCTCCAGCCTCCCTGGCCTCTCGGCTGGCGGGCCTCG ACATGGGTGACAGTGTGAGTGGCACTCTGAGCTCTTTGCCCAGCTGCAAGCCTCAGGATGATTTTGTAATATTCGCCCAGACCAGGACCGGAGCTCTGCCTCTGACCACAGAGACCCTTGTCAC CAGAGCTCCTCTGGAGGATGTTGATGCTGTAGCTGGGATTGGACCGACTCCACATGAAGAAGTCAGACAGCAGCCTACTGGAGGG ATTCCTGTTGGTCAATCCTCTGTCATGGATGACATAGAGGAATGGCTGAGTACTGATGTG CAAGGAGATGAGGGTGAAGAAGGAGTGACCAGTGAAG AGTTTGACAAGTTTCTGGAGGAGCGGGCGAAAGCGGCGGAGATGGTGCCCACCCTCCCCTCACCGCCTAGTGGCGACCCTGGGGCACCGACAGGAACACCCAAGAAGGCTAATAGACCCGAAGATGCCCTGTTTGCTTAG